GCTTATTGAACGAAATGGAGGGATTTCCATCGAAATCCCTTTCTTAAAGATAACAAAGACGAAAAATATTACACTTCGCAGCTTTTTTCCTGAATTATCACCTGGAGATTGGCTTGTATTTACAAGTAAAAATGGGATTAAGTTTTTCTTTGAGCACATGGAAGAAGAAGGGTTTAATAAGCGAGATGTAGATTCCTTCAACGTAGCAGTGGTTGGAGAGAAGACAAAGCAATATTTACATAAATACGGAATACAGGCTTCGTTAATGCCGAAAACATTTACAGGTGAAGATTTAGCGAAAGAGCTAGTCCAGAAAGTACCCAAAACAAAGAGGATTGTTGTCGTGCGAGGTAATTTAGCAAAACCTTCTCTTCGTCAATCGTTAATCGAGCTTGGATACCATTGCATTGATTTTATTGTTTACGAGACGATAGAGGAAATTGA
The Bacillus kexueae DNA segment above includes these coding regions:
- a CDS encoding uroporphyrinogen-III synthase, coding for MSGQSSLNGVRIINSRALHQLGELTELIERNGGISIEIPFLKITKTKNITLRSFFPELSPGDWLVFTSKNGIKFFFEHMEEEGFNKRDVDSFNVAVVGEKTKQYLHKYGIQASLMPKTFTGEDLAKELVQKVPKTKRIVVVRGNLAKPSLRQSLIELGYHCIDFIVYETIEEIEQGDKLYSSLLNYEVDYITFTSSSTVRSFMSWCEERNFSWHHLSFACIGKVTEETLRSYQAHNVLVPERFTLEDMLQTIVEDVEMKRRST